From one Candidatus Methylomirabilota bacterium genomic stretch:
- a CDS encoding chemotaxis protein CheB, whose translation MVAVGVSHDGIVALQRVLGPLREGLQAAILVVRHVSPTHISKLSRLLSRKIALPVKDAVAGEPLRPGVVYLAPPDLHLIVSDGHVGLDAGPKVRFSRPSIDVLFDSVARVCGPRAVGVLLSGAGSDGAAGLAAIRRAGGATIVQNPAEATTPLMPRAALAANGHRVARIDEIPEAVRLAVIEAATRSRAMKEAAGGSAGRPPRR comes from the coding sequence GTGGTCGCCGTCGGCGTTTCTCATGACGGTATCGTGGCCCTGCAGCGAGTTCTGGGACCGCTTCGCGAGGGCCTCCAGGCGGCGATTCTCGTGGTCCGGCACGTCAGCCCGACGCATATCTCGAAGCTGAGCCGTCTGCTCAGCCGCAAGATCGCGCTTCCGGTCAAGGACGCGGTGGCGGGGGAGCCGCTGCGGCCCGGTGTGGTCTACCTGGCTCCGCCCGACCTGCATCTGATCGTTTCCGACGGCCACGTGGGACTTGATGCGGGGCCCAAGGTCCGCTTCTCTCGACCGTCCATCGACGTGCTCTTCGACTCGGTGGCCCGCGTGTGCGGCCCGCGCGCGGTTGGGGTGCTGCTCTCGGGCGCTGGCAGCGATGGCGCGGCCGGGCTGGCGGCGATCCGACGCGCGGGCGGCGCCACGATCGTGCAAAATCCGGCCGAGGCCACGACGCCGCTCATGCCGCGCGCCGCCCTGGCCGCCAACGGGCATCGGGTCGCTCGGATCGACGAGATTCCGGAAGCGGTTCGCCTCGCCGTGATCGAGGCCGCCACGAGGTCCCGTGCCATGAAGGAGGCCGCTGGCGGGTCCGCTGGCAGGCCGCCCAGGAGGTAA